The Bacillus sp. FJAT-27916 genomic interval AAAATCATTTGCAATTCCTAAATTGTCACATCCAGCTGCCTGAGAGCTTTGTACAGGCAACCAGGAAATAAATAAAGTAAAAATGATTGATAAAATTAAAACCCTATTTTTCATTTACTGCCCTCCGAGTATGATAAATACAAAAAGAATGCTCACCTCACATCACATGAGTTAAGCACTTTATAATATTATATTAAAATAATATTACCGTCTAAATTATTTTATAAGGTGAAGTATTAAAATTATTTAACATAAAAATTAATTATTTTAATATTTGATAGGGTTATGTTTCGATAATGAAAGGGCAGCTTAAAGAGGAGAATAATAAGGCTTATGCATCTATGGCGTATGAAGAATAACAATAAGATTTACTCAGAAGACGAAAGACAAACCAGCTTATATGTATGGGGGACTTCTAAGGGGGATCATTCAAATAAAAAGCCCTTCCTCTTTCTGAGGAAGGGCTGTAAACATTGGTATATAACCAATATTAACGTTTTGAGAATTGTGGTGCACGACGCGCGCCTTTAAGACCGTATTTTTTACGTTCTTTCATGCGAGAGTCACGAGTTAACAATCCAGCACGTTTAAGTCCTGGACGGTTTTCTGGATCTACTTCAAGCAATGCACGAGCAATACCGTGACGGATTGCGCCTGCTTGGCCTGTGTAGCCACCGCCTTTAACGTTTACTAAAACGTCATAGCTATTTGTAGTTTCAGTTACCACTAGAGGCTGCTTCACAACTTCGCGAAGTGCTTCAAATGGAATGTATTCTTCGATTTTACGATCGTTGATAATGATGCGGCCTTCACCTGGAATCAAACGCACACGAGCAACGGAGCTCTTACGTCGACCAGTACCGTAATATTGTACTTGTGCCAATGTTATATCCTCCTTTTAAATTAACCGCGAAGTTCTAGAACTTCTGGTTTTTGTGCTTGGTGCGGATGTTCAGCTCCAGCATAAACGTTTAATTTTTTGCCCATTTGGCGACCAAGAGATCCTTTTGGAAGCATGCCTTTGATTGCTTGCTCCAACATTTTCTCAGGGTAGTTAGTTCTCATTTCAAGAGCAGTTCTTGTTTTCAATCCACCTGGGTGCATGCTGTGACGGTAGTAAATTTTGTCAGTCAATTTCTTACCAGTCAATTCAATTTTAGATGCATTGATAATAATCACATGATCACCAGTGTCAACATGTGGAGTATAAGTTGGTTTGTGTTTACCTCTAAGAATTGAGGCTACTTCTGATGCAAGACGACCCAAAGTTTGACCTTCAGCATCGACAACGTACCATTTACGTTCTACATCACTAGCTTTCGCCATATACGTCGTACGCATTAATTTACCCTCCTAAAAATAATTCCTTGTTTTACATTTCAAAAATCCTTGTGGCTCTATCTAAACACGAAATAGTTTCCGGGGCTATTCTCGTGGTTTTAACATACCAAATGATATGATATACCGTTTTCGACCTAAAGTCAAGAAAATGTTACACCTGGATTAGTTGTTATGGCATAATCCACTTTCCACAAATATAATCCATGCCCCGGCGCTGTCTTTCCTGCCTGCACACGGTCCTTTGCAGCAAGGATCTTCTCCATCTCAGCAGGATCTCTTCTGCCGCTCCCAACCTCTAGAAGAGTCCCTGTCAGGATACGGACCATATTGTACAAAAAGCCATCGCCTATGAATTGTATCACCAATTCATCATCGTTGGTGTTGAAAATAATTTCCTCAACCGTTCGAACCCTATCAATCACCTCTGTTTTGGCGGAACAGAAGCTCGTGAAGTCATGCGTGCCCGTTAAAAGCTGAGCGGCTTCCTTCATTGCCTCTAAATCAAGCCGGTATGGATAATGATAGGCATAGTGGCGCAGGAAAGGATCACGCTCTTCCCTAAGACTGATTCGATAGCGGTATTCTTTACGGATGCTATTGAAACGGGCATGGAAGGCCGTATCAACCGGTATAACATCCAGAATGGAGATATCATCAGGCAGCATCGCATTTAAGGCCTTCTTCCAGCGCTCAGCCGGTATTCCGAGGGCAGAATCAAAATGCACTACCTGCCCGCGTGCATGCACACCTGCGTCCGTTCGTCCGGACGCAGCTATCCGGATTGCCTGTCCCTTATGAATCCTACTCAAGGCTTCTTCAACCTCAAGCTGGACGGTTCGTTTGCCCGGCTGCACTTGATAGCCGGCAAAGCCTGTCCCATCATAAGCCAATGTACATTTATATCTTTGCATTGTCTTTTCCATTTATGATCGCGTCCATATTAGTAGTATCGTTAAGATAACAAGGGAGCCCATTAATAGAGTATCCCTCATATGCCAGGAGAGCGCTCTGTACTTTGTACGCCCTTCTCCGCCGCGATAGCCCCTTGCTTCCATAGCAACTGCAAGCTCTTCAGCACGCTTAAATGAGCCTACAAACAGCGGCACAAGCAATGGGACAACCGCCTGGAATCTCTCCTTCAGCGGTCCGCTGGAGAAATCCACACCCCTTGACGTCTGTGCCTTGACGATCTTATCCGTTTCCTCGAGTAAGGTTGGGATAAAGCGCAGGGAGATAGACATCATAAGTGCAAGCTCATGGACAGGGAATTTAACCTTCTTCAATGGGTTCAGCAAGGTCTCCAACCCATCAGTGATCTCAATCGGTGTGGTTGTCAGCGTCATGACGCTCGTAATGAGAATGAGCAGGGTAAAGCGCAGGGAGATAAAGACCCCCATCTTAATCCCTTCATCATATATATCCATCCCAAAGAGCGTGAAAACAACCTCTCCCCTCTTCGTAAAGAAGAGCTGGATAATCAACGTCAGGATTATAAGGAGGATAACCGGCTTTAAGCCTTGTATGATGAAGGAGGGTTTAATCTTTGTCAGGGCAATAACAATAAGCGTGAAAAGAATCAACAGCCCGTAGGATAACCAGTTATTCGCCAGAAAGACGATACAGATATAGATCAATACCATTAATAGCTTTGCCCTTGGGTCCATGCGGTGTATGACAGAATCCGATGGAACATAGCGTCCAATGATAAACTTGTCCATCATAGTTCGCCACCTCCGAGCACAGCTTTAATCTCTATCGCCAGCTCCTCCATCGACAGATGTCTCTTCGTCAATCGAAGGCCAGTCTTCTCTTCAAAGTCGAGCTGAAAACGAACAGTATCAGGCACAGCTAGTCCAAGTTCCATCAATTCTTCCGGCTCAGCAAAAATCTCAGAAGGGGGCGCCTTCTTAACGATTGTCCCCTTATTCATGATGACAAGTTCATCAGCATAGCGGGCTGCGTCCTCCATGCTGTGCGTTACGAGAATCGTTGTGATGCCTTTCTCCTTATGGAGCTTATAGAACATCTCCATGATCTCCTTGCGTCCTTTAGGGTCCAGCCCGGCTGTTGGCTCATCAAGAACGATGACCTCCGGCTCCATCGCAAGAACACCAGCAATCGCAACCCTTCTCATTTGCCCTCCTGATAAATCAAACGGAGATACATTCAGAAGGGACTCATGCAAGCCCACGAGCTCTAGCGCTGCCCTTGCCCTAGCTTTGGCTTCCTCTTCACTCACCCCAAAATTCATTGGCCCAAAGCAGATGTCCTTCTCAACCGTTTCTTCGAACAACTGGTGTTCTGGGAACTGAAAGACGATTCCGACCTGCTTACGAATGGCTTTTAGGTTCTTCATCTTCTTATCAGATGTTATCATTCGTTCCCCAATCGTAACCGACCCTTCCGAAGGCTTTAATAAGGCATTCAAATGCTGCAGCAGGGTAGACTTCCCAGATCCAGTGTGACCGATCACACCAATGAAGGAGCCAGAGGGGAATTCTACATTGATATCATGGATAGCCCTGAATTCAAATGGGGTACCCTCCTGATAAATATGTGCTACTTGTTTGAGCGATATTTGCATAGTTCATCCACCAGCCCTTCCTCAGTGATGTGATTGCTTACATCGAGCCCTTGCTCACGCAGGAGCTTGCCCATCTTCACAGAGAAGGGAATATCAAGTCCGAGCTTAATCAACTCTTCATCAAGTGCAAAAATCTCACTTGGTGTCCCTTCAGCAAAGATTTTCCCTTGATTAAGGACGATCATCCGATCTGCCCGTGCAGCCTCCTCCAAATCATGAGTAATGGAGATAACCGTTAAATTTCGGTCTGCCTTCAGCTGACGGATGGTCTCAAGCACCTCTGCTTTGCCCATCGGGTCAAGCATAGATGTTGCTTCATCCAATATGATGATGGACGGTCCAAGCGCTAGCACGCCTGCAATGGCTACACGCTGCTTCTGACCGCCAGACAAATGGTGCGGCTCTTGATTGAGAAAGCCATCCATGCGCACTTTTAAGAGCGCATCCTTAACCCGGCTTATCATGACTTCTCTTTCGATGCCGGCATTTTCCAAACCAAAAGCCACATCATCCACAACCGTCGTGCCAACAAATTGGTTATCGGGATTCTGAAAAACCATGCCAATTTGGCGTCTGATCTCCCATATATGCTCCTCGCTCATGTCCATATCGCCAACCTTGATCTTCCCTTCACTTGGGAAATTCAGGCCAATTAAAAGCTTGGCCAAGGTCGATTTACCTGAACCATTATGTCCTACAATGGCCAGCCATTCTCCCTCGACAACGGAAAAAGAGATGCCGTCAAGGGCTTTTCTGGTGCTAGTATCATATTGAAAGGATACATTGCTTACTTCTGCCAACAGTTTCCTCATAACTTCCTCCATACGCTTCTCTATTCTCTGCTCTTCTCATTATATAGCTTTCTCCACTGTTTGCTTAATTTTAGGTATAAAAAAACGCTGCACCCCCTTCCGACAAGACCAGAGGTCCTCGGAATTAAGAACAGCATTCACCTTATCTTAACCACACGCGGACAACATACGTTTTGTCCGCAAATAGGGGTGCAAGAGCTAGACATGCTAACATTCAGATCGTCACCTAAATGTGAGCTATATCGTAACGCTCCGTCGTTTTTTGGATTTTTCAGTAAATAAGCTTAAAAGCATAAGCGCAACGTACCGCTGCGCTTCATGCTATAGGCTTGTCAAAAAGAGAATCAGAAGAGAGGATGAACTCTCCCTTGATTTCACTTATTAAACTAACTCGATGATTACCATTGGTGCAGCGTCACCGCGACGTGGACCAATTTTCATGATACGAGTGTAACCGCCTTGGCGCTCTTCATAACGAGGTGCGATTTCAGCGAATAATTTTTGAACAGCATCTTGGCCAGACTCTTCGTTTGCAACTTCGTTACGGATGTAAGCAGCTGCTTGACGACGAGCGTGTAAATCTCCACGTTTGCCTAGAGTGATCATTTTCTCAACTACTGAACGCAATTCTTTCGCACGAGTTTCAGTCGTTTCAATACGTTCGTTGATGATTAAATCAGTAGCCAAGTCACGTAGCATAGCTTTACGCTGTGCACTTGTACGTCCTAACTTTCTGTATGCCATGAAAGTTTCCCTCCTTTAGGTGAAATACGGATTGTATCTTATCTTTTATTAGTCGTCTTTACGCAGGGAAAGACCTAATTCTTCAAGCTTAGCTTTCACTTCTTCAAGTGATTTACGGCCAAGGTTACGAACCTTCATCATATCTTCTTCTGTTTTATTGGCAAGCTCTTGCACCGTGTTGATGCCAGCACGCTTCAAGCAGTTGTAAGAACGAACAGAAAGATCAAGCTCTTCGATTGTCATCTCAAGTACTTTTTCTTTTTGATCTTCTTCTTTTTCAACCATGATT includes:
- the rpsI gene encoding 30S ribosomal protein S9, which gives rise to MAQVQYYGTGRRKSSVARVRLIPGEGRIIINDRKIEEYIPFEALREVVKQPLVVTETTNSYDVLVNVKGGGYTGQAGAIRHGIARALLEVDPENRPGLKRAGLLTRDSRMKERKKYGLKGARRAPQFSKR
- the rplM gene encoding 50S ribosomal protein L13; the protein is MRTTYMAKASDVERKWYVVDAEGQTLGRLASEVASILRGKHKPTYTPHVDTGDHVIIINASKIELTGKKLTDKIYYRHSMHPGGLKTRTALEMRTNYPEKMLEQAIKGMLPKGSLGRQMGKKLNVYAGAEHPHQAQKPEVLELRG
- the truA gene encoding tRNA pseudouridine(38-40) synthase TruA, translated to MQRYKCTLAYDGTGFAGYQVQPGKRTVQLEVEEALSRIHKGQAIRIAASGRTDAGVHARGQVVHFDSALGIPAERWKKALNAMLPDDISILDVIPVDTAFHARFNSIRKEYRYRISLREERDPFLRHYAYHYPYRLDLEAMKEAAQLLTGTHDFTSFCSAKTEVIDRVRTVEEIIFNTNDDELVIQFIGDGFLYNMVRILTGTLLEVGSGRRDPAEMEKILAAKDRVQAGKTAPGHGLYLWKVDYAITTNPGVTFS
- a CDS encoding energy-coupling factor transporter transmembrane component T family protein, translated to MMDKFIIGRYVPSDSVIHRMDPRAKLLMVLIYICIVFLANNWLSYGLLILFTLIVIALTKIKPSFIIQGLKPVILLIILTLIIQLFFTKRGEVVFTLFGMDIYDEGIKMGVFISLRFTLLILITSVMTLTTTPIEITDGLETLLNPLKKVKFPVHELALMMSISLRFIPTLLEETDKIVKAQTSRGVDFSSGPLKERFQAVVPLLVPLFVGSFKRAEELAVAMEARGYRGGEGRTKYRALSWHMRDTLLMGSLVILTILLIWTRS
- a CDS encoding energy-coupling factor ABC transporter ATP-binding protein, which translates into the protein MQISLKQVAHIYQEGTPFEFRAIHDINVEFPSGSFIGVIGHTGSGKSTLLQHLNALLKPSEGSVTIGERMITSDKKMKNLKAIRKQVGIVFQFPEHQLFEETVEKDICFGPMNFGVSEEEAKARARAALELVGLHESLLNVSPFDLSGGQMRRVAIAGVLAMEPEVIVLDEPTAGLDPKGRKEIMEMFYKLHKEKGITTILVTHSMEDAARYADELVIMNKGTIVKKAPPSEIFAEPEELMELGLAVPDTVRFQLDFEEKTGLRLTKRHLSMEELAIEIKAVLGGGEL
- a CDS encoding energy-coupling factor ABC transporter ATP-binding protein; the encoded protein is MRKLLAEVSNVSFQYDTSTRKALDGISFSVVEGEWLAIVGHNGSGKSTLAKLLIGLNFPSEGKIKVGDMDMSEEHIWEIRRQIGMVFQNPDNQFVGTTVVDDVAFGLENAGIEREVMISRVKDALLKVRMDGFLNQEPHHLSGGQKQRVAIAGVLALGPSIIILDEATSMLDPMGKAEVLETIRQLKADRNLTVISITHDLEEAARADRMIVLNQGKIFAEGTPSEIFALDEELIKLGLDIPFSVKMGKLLREQGLDVSNHITEEGLVDELCKYRSNK
- the rplQ gene encoding 50S ribosomal protein L17 translates to MAYRKLGRTSAQRKAMLRDLATDLIINERIETTETRAKELRSVVEKMITLGKRGDLHARRQAAAYIRNEVANEESGQDAVQKLFAEIAPRYEERQGGYTRIMKIGPRRGDAAPMVIIELV